A portion of the Bifidobacterium sp. ESL0800 genome contains these proteins:
- a CDS encoding FAD-binding protein, producing MSPEQVEDMYDAVIIGAGAAGLSAALGILRNDKIKEMAAKGHRPKLLVISKLQALRSHTGSAEGGIAASLGNIEHDDWHWHYYDTVKGGDWLVDQDAAKILAQYAPQTVINLERSGVAFSRTPDGHIAQRKFGGHTKDYGKAPIKRAAYAADRIGHQILYALWQQCIGAGVQFAEEWYVTDLVLNDAKDRACGVVAFDTHTGKTHPIASRNVLMASGGAGRLFHTTSNSWDLTGDGMALALKAGLQLEDCEFVQFHPTGLAHTGILLSEASRGEGGILRNADGEAFMARYAPEHKDLAARDVVSRSIMAEVDAGRGVADPKEPNGPKDCVWLDMTGIDKAHMLDVLPQVVETIRDYAGLDPSRDWVAVKPTAHYTMGGIPITTDGQVYQWRDGKRDIVESLYAAGECSCVSVHGANRLGGNSLLDACLFGTRAGESIAQAIGDEANDTGSSDEQSCDSENRNTTQLAADKRQSSIKTLLTSSTDDDLAGTTGVASNVSASISLPEGEAASSSTTDVSDHEPDAGRDNPYRLLADLGTTMEHAVAVRCDAKSIAEAQHIIAEQLLPRAKALRTHSSATAFNQELTAIWEVGNLIELAQAMLDASAARHESRGAFARTDFPQRDDEHFLAHSMADATGDVFWQPVHIVDMPPKSRAY from the coding sequence ATGAGTCCAGAGCAAGTTGAAGACATGTACGACGCGGTGATCATCGGTGCAGGGGCGGCCGGATTGTCGGCGGCACTGGGAATTTTACGAAACGACAAGATCAAGGAAATGGCCGCCAAGGGCCATCGCCCGAAACTTCTGGTGATCTCGAAACTGCAGGCGTTGCGCTCGCATACCGGTAGCGCTGAGGGCGGCATCGCGGCGAGCCTCGGCAACATCGAGCACGATGACTGGCACTGGCATTATTACGACACCGTCAAGGGCGGCGATTGGCTGGTCGATCAGGACGCAGCGAAGATACTGGCGCAATATGCCCCGCAGACCGTCATCAATCTCGAACGCAGCGGCGTAGCGTTCTCGCGTACACCGGATGGGCATATCGCCCAGCGCAAATTCGGCGGACATACCAAGGATTATGGTAAGGCGCCGATAAAACGAGCGGCTTATGCGGCCGACCGGATCGGTCACCAGATCCTCTACGCGCTGTGGCAGCAGTGCATCGGCGCAGGAGTACAGTTCGCCGAGGAATGGTACGTCACCGATCTGGTCTTGAACGATGCCAAGGATCGGGCCTGCGGCGTGGTCGCATTCGACACCCACACCGGCAAGACCCACCCCATCGCCTCCCGTAACGTCCTCATGGCGAGCGGCGGAGCCGGAAGACTCTTCCACACGACCTCGAACTCCTGGGATCTGACCGGAGATGGTATGGCGTTGGCACTCAAGGCCGGACTGCAGCTTGAGGATTGCGAATTCGTGCAATTCCACCCCACCGGTCTCGCCCACACCGGCATCCTGCTTTCCGAAGCCTCCCGCGGCGAAGGCGGCATCCTACGCAACGCCGACGGAGAGGCCTTCATGGCCCGTTACGCCCCGGAGCACAAGGATCTGGCGGCACGCGATGTGGTCAGCCGTTCCATCATGGCCGAGGTCGACGCAGGACGAGGCGTAGCCGACCCGAAGGAACCGAATGGCCCGAAAGACTGCGTGTGGCTGGACATGACCGGCATCGACAAGGCGCATATGCTGGACGTGCTACCCCAAGTGGTCGAAACCATCCGTGACTACGCGGGATTGGACCCGAGCCGGGACTGGGTGGCGGTCAAGCCGACGGCGCATTACACCATGGGCGGCATTCCCATCACCACCGACGGTCAGGTCTACCAGTGGCGCGACGGCAAACGTGATATCGTCGAAAGCCTGTATGCGGCCGGCGAATGCTCGTGCGTCAGCGTCCACGGCGCGAACCGCTTGGGCGGCAACAGCCTGCTCGACGCCTGCCTGTTCGGCACCCGCGCCGGCGAATCCATCGCCCAGGCCATCGGCGACGAAGCGAACGATACCGGCAGCAGCGACGAACAATCCTGCGATAGCGAAAACCGGAATACTACGCAACTGGCGGCCGACAAACGTCAGTCGTCAATCAAAACGTTATTGACATCATCCACTGACGATGATCTTGCTGGAACCACCGGAGTTGCTAGCAACGTATCCGCGTCCATCTCACTGCCCGAAGGCGAAGCCGCTTCATCTTCCACGACGGATGTTTCCGACCATGAACCGGATGCCGGCCGCGATAATCCTTATCGGCTGCTGGCCGACCTCGGCACGACCATGGAGCATGCGGTGGCGGTGCGTTGCGACGCCAAGAGCATCGCCGAGGCGCAGCACATCATCGCCGAACAACTGCTGCCCCGAGCCAAGGCCCTCCGCACCCATTCAAGCGCCACCGCCTTCAACCAGGAACTCACGGCGATATGGGAGGTCGGCAACCTCATCGAGCTGGCCCAGGCGATGCTCGACGCCTCGGCCGCGAGGCACGAGTCTCGTGGCGCCTTCGCCCGTACCGATTTCCCGCAGCGCGACGACGAGCATTTCCTTGCCCATTCCATGGCCGACGCCACAGGCGACGTTTTCTGGCAGCCGGTCCATATCGTTGACATGCCGCCGAAATCGCGAGCCTACTGA